A genomic region of Rhizobium sp. NXC24 contains the following coding sequences:
- a CDS encoding LysR family transcriptional regulator, which translates to MARNFDIALIRTFAAVADHSSMTVAAKMLHMTQGAVSQQIKRLEEMLGCALFERENRGLRLTDAGERMLGNARRLLILNDDIWADMAETTVEGSVRLGVPHDLVGTVLAPVLRSYAERHPQVEISLVCGSSPELMQALDNGVIDLGVIEEPLGTSKGECLAIDRLVWVGAKAGGAHRKNPLPISMVADTCAFRPSVFAALRDDGRRWRTVFENGNIEATTATVRTDLAITAWLASTVPADLDILGAGDGLPDLPVFSINLHLSKSGATPPATELARHIREGLMRPRQMAAA; encoded by the coding sequence AGCATGACAGTTGCCGCCAAAATGCTGCACATGACGCAAGGCGCTGTCAGCCAGCAGATCAAGCGACTGGAGGAGATGCTGGGCTGTGCTCTCTTCGAGCGGGAAAATCGCGGACTGCGATTGACGGATGCGGGAGAGCGGATGCTCGGCAATGCCCGCCGGCTCCTGATCCTCAATGATGATATCTGGGCCGACATGGCGGAAACCACCGTAGAAGGCAGCGTGCGGCTCGGCGTGCCCCATGATCTCGTCGGAACGGTTCTGGCGCCGGTTCTAAGGTCCTATGCGGAACGTCATCCGCAGGTAGAGATTTCTCTGGTCTGTGGCTCATCGCCCGAGTTGATGCAGGCGCTCGACAATGGCGTGATCGATCTCGGCGTCATCGAAGAGCCGCTCGGCACGTCCAAGGGCGAATGCCTGGCGATCGACCGGCTGGTTTGGGTGGGTGCAAAAGCGGGCGGCGCCCATCGGAAGAATCCGCTGCCGATTTCGATGGTGGCCGATACCTGCGCCTTCCGACCGTCGGTATTCGCGGCGCTCCGAGACGACGGGCGACGCTGGCGCACCGTGTTCGAGAACGGCAATATCGAAGCGACGACGGCCACTGTGCGCACCGATCTTGCGATCACCGCCTGGCTTGCCTCTACCGTTCCCGCCGACCTCGATATTCTCGGCGCAGGCGATGGTCTGCCGGACCTGCCGGTCTTTTCCATCAACCTCCATTTGTCTAAAAGCGGAGCGACACCGCCGGCAACCGAACTTGCCCGCCATATCCGCGAAGGGTTGATGCGGCCGCGACAGATGGCGGCCGCTTGA